GAAGTGAGGAAGCAAGGCGAGTTTTATTTAATCCAAAGTGAATATGCGCTTGGCTATGTCGTCTATCAACCAGTCCATGGAGCTCAGCAGCTTCTCGCCGGTCACCGCACTAACTCCGGCCACCAGCCAATGATGCGTGGTGATCTCCTCCAGGTGTAGTATCTTTAAGGATGattgatattaaaaactttgttaAATCTGATAGGTTTTGAATGCATACctctttaatttcatttgagGAGAGGGCGCCAGGCAGATCCTGTTTGTTGCACAAAACCAGCAGTGTGGCTCCGGCCAGGCGCTCTTCCTGGAGCAGGATCTGCAGCTCCTGACCGCAGGACTCCAGGCGCATCCTGTCGGCACTGTCCACCACCCAAACCAGGCCATCGGTGCACTCGAAATAGTTCCTCCAATAGGATCGCAGGGACTTCTGGCCACCCACATCCCACATATTCAGGGTGTAGCCATTGTGCTCCAGGGTTTTTATGTTGAAACCCAGCGTGGGCGAGATGGTGTCAATGGGTTCGCCATTGAAACGCTTCAGGATCGTGGTTTTTCCGGCATTATCCAGACctctaaaagaaaaacatgaaTCACTTATCTTTGTTTGAAAATATAGCAGAACTCACAGGAGCAATATGCGCATTTCCTTCTCCTTCTGACGCATCTTTTTCAATACTGTTAGGAAGCCCATGGCAACGACTGTATTTTTTTACTGCTAtggaataataaattaattattaaatatgcaGCTGCGCTGCTTAAATTTCTGTTTATTcgagtaaataataatatttccgGGTGAATGGCAAAAAGTGCTGGAGATATCGAACCGATATATCGATAAAGTATCGATGCTCCTCCAGCTGTAGCTGTCATATTCGAGACCGATATTTTTCGCCCAGAAAACTGTTCACTTTTtgctaaatcttaaaaataaacccaAGCAAGATGATGAACCTGTCGAGAGTGAGTAAATGGGGAGACTACAGCACTCCAGACTCCTTGCTGGACAGGAAACGGGAGTGCCATAGCTCCGTAGAACGTTTTGCCTCCATGCAATTACGTAAGTACCCTGGAGCCCCCAAAACTAACCGCACATTTCGCCCTCCTCCACAGGCTGTTGTCCGTAGCTTCGCTACCACCGCTGGCCGAAGGTCTGCCGCCGTGCCCAAGGAGCAGATCGAGAAGGGTTACTTCGAGGTCCGCAAGGTGCAGGAGCACTTCCAGAAGAAGGACGGCAAGCCCGTCTTCCTCAAGGGCTCCGCCGTGGACAGCGTGCTCTACCGCCTCACCATGGCCCTCGCCCTCGTCGGCATCGGCGGCATGGGCAAGCTCTTCTACGAGCTGAGTGTTCCCAAGAAGGAGTAAACTCGGAGTCGGAGCTCCGATACCTAAGCTAAGCCCCCAAACCCCGCGCAAGATCCGTGATTCAGTGTAGTCGccttatatttcaatgttTTGATTGTGTAAGTTCCCTGGATTCGTaacatattaataattttcaagatctaaatctaaatttagTATCTCCATAAACATATGCGATTTTAGTAATATAACCACTATAACAACAAAAGTTTTCTTGGCATTTAAGAACAACATTCCTAAgaccttaaaaaataatataatttttcatttaatatagtactttttgttcttttttcattgttaaaatttaaatagataacaaaaaatgtttattaatttagaaACTATACTTTCCAAATAATCCTccctttaaacaaaaaaaaagactatTTGAGACTGTatcaatattttgtatattatgtttcatatttaaaaaagcttaATTCAAATACCATTCCATAAGTGTTTTAACTTCCGTTCCGTTTGAATTACCCTAGTTTTAGTGCCCCTTCTGCActtcaaaattatacaaacattttgcataaattgatagggaataatttgttttagatatgaagaaaatacaacattttgcaagaaaaattAGTAACATCAACAAACTCTCTAATTACTGAAATCGTtcctataaattaaaaaatataaatttttctttcctatatacaataccaaaaataatattgacaTCTAACAATTTCTTCTAAATTTTCAGAGCTTTGCCTCCAGTTACCTAGTCAACATGGAACACCCCAACCCACTACCTGGCTTGTTGTTTTGTGTTAGAATAGCTAAGACTTGATGTGTAAACTGAACATTCGCAAGAGCATTTAAAGCGTGGAAATATAAGAGAACTGGCTGTAAAGTAACGAGACtgcttatttgttttaatgcaCGGTCGCTGGCAATGAGATATTTGCCCAAAAGTATTTCCCCTTAATTGCAATGACATTAAGTAAACAAACAGCGGCGGCATGGAGCGAAGATCTGGGATGCGGCCGAGACTGGGAAATGGGGAATCGGCTAAGGAAACGGCCTGTTTTATAAATCAAAGGGCGGCAACTCGGCGCGTTGCCATTGGCAtggaaatgcattttaaatcgAGCGAATCATGTTGCGCTTTAACACAAGCACAGGCCCATGCACGCCGCCCGTTTATTAATATCCGACTGCGGCGGAATATGCAATTCAAGGCGTTTTTCATTAGTTATTTCTCCATAAAcacttaaataaaactaaagcattaaaaattaagaaaacatCCGCTGCTTTATGAATTTTCCCTTGCATTTTCCAGACAGTGCGTCACAGAAGTGTTGTGAGCATTggttttgaaatatatatattttatgccatttttttttaacatttctttgcaaatttagtttttaatataagCGTCAAAATCTTTTTCCTTTCTAAATAATtaacataatatttaaaacaatttgaaaatttgtctaaaattaaatacaagaagatttttgtataactccaatttctaaatttctatttaaattaaagttttggtatggtatataaaataatttaaatccaCAATTTTCGTgggtattacatttttaatacgcACTGTACTCGAACACCCACCGGAGGGAAAGAAGGAGAAAAACATAGTCTTTCCTTTTCCGTTGTGTTGTGTTGGTTTGCCATTATTTCGTTACGGCCCATTTGAATTTTGGGATGTGCGCGCGAAACGAAACGCATAAAATGGACGCGAGCTGGTTTACcgttaggggctgtccatatattacgtaatcacgtttttggtgatttttgaccccctcccccccctggtgatcaaacgtaatcattcaaaaaaaaacccccccccccccccaatgattacgtaatccccagaataaaattttttttgttttaatctgtggattcaaacggagatgcaacccaatcgttaatattgtttataaataaagtttggtatgacacattcggttcgtctacgctgatattatccccaacatactcttcgtcaagccattccaggtcttcgcgtccttcgtgtgattgaaccactaaacattctttttttcgccgcccagccactacaaaaattttttctctgctttcctatctaagtttgtAGCAGGgtccgtaactgttataagttttattttaaaaatcacactttaacagttattttctgatttgtaaagtaaaactcaagcaataactgttattttttgagttttataataaaagttggcaaataacagttattcgtcgcgatcaaaaataaaacttaaacttgatttatggcgattttgtgggtaaaataaattaaaaaaaaatataggtataaaatatgcacggttgccttttttaacaaatttttagtaagttatataaaacacgggaatcatgttttttttaattatttcattttttcaaaaatgtcaagggaataactgttattcataaaaatcaaaaaataacagttattttttgagttttattataaaaatcaaaaaataaaaatcattacggatttgtaaactacaatgcgtgatttttttgtatgaaaaatttacaattacaCTTATTTTTGGTCCCTGGTTTGTAGATattattaaaggaaaaaagtttttaaataaattctttaaataaaaaaattaatataaaatgattacgtaatcattgtacaagacccccccctccccatgtaatcaaacataatcatttcaatgaccccctccccccccctaggtgattacgtaatatatggacagccccttaacACATTTCGAACGGCCAACAGTTCAGTTCTGCGTAGGTGGTTCCGAACGGAACTGAAACTGTCGATCTATCGCAGACATTGTAACCCATTCCCACTCCCCAAAACGGGAAAGAtcccattttttaattaaagttcgTTTGGCTAATTATGGGATGGGAAAATTACGGCGCACATGTCGCAAACTTATTATATTTCATAGactgtgaaaaatttaaatgaacacAAAATGCCAGAGAGCTGGCGGGGTTCCATCCTATGCCCTATGTCTTTCGGTCGGGATCTTTCGGAgtaactgcaactgcaaccgTTCCACTCGACTGCCCACAGCCAAATTACAATAATAACTCAAGAAGCATAGAAGATGCCGGGCTAAACGCTCCGCCTTCTCTTCCCAGCGACCGCAatcctttgcctttgccaaAAACAATATGGTATACCATATAGGAGCGAAACAAAcagaataacaaaataaagccCAAATGTGGGATTGGGGGAATTGGATGCGGATGCGTGTAGAATCGGGAATCGAAAAATGTGTTTcattaaatgttatttatagTCGGCaattttatgcatttaaaGCGCGTCTATCAGCGCTGCATCTCAGCGGCATCAAGGCGATGCGGAAACGGCAGCGCCGCCATATTGGAAACTCAAAGGCGGCGGGCTTTTGATTCTAGCCGGGATCGTGGAACATGGGGAGGGATGTGGAGCAGGGTCAAACTGATTACCACTGGATTTCCCGTTGAGGAGAACCAACTTTCACCTTTCCCCCGATgtttgttttcttattttctgcTTGGATTTGAATATAGTATCCTATATTCTTACAGGGTATAAAGGTGGACTCGACTTAAGTCAAAAATGGTTTTCTTTcagatttgatttgaa
This portion of the Drosophila takahashii strain IR98-3 E-12201 chromosome 3R, DtakHiC1v2, whole genome shotgun sequence genome encodes:
- the Arl2 gene encoding ADP-ribosylation factor-like protein 2 — encoded protein: MGFLTVLKKMRQKEKEMRILLLGLDNAGKTTILKRFNGEPIDTISPTLGFNIKTLEHNGYTLNMWDVGGQKSLRSYWRNYFECTDGLVWVVDSADRMRLESCGQELQILLQEERLAGATLLVLCNKQDLPGALSSNEIKEILHLEEITTHHWLVAGVSAVTGEKLLSSMDWLIDDIAKRIFTLD
- the COX7A gene encoding cytochrome c oxidase subunit 7A, mitochondrial — translated: MMNLSRAVVRSFATTAGRRSAAVPKEQIEKGYFEVRKVQEHFQKKDGKPVFLKGSAVDSVLYRLTMALALVGIGGMGKLFYELSVPKKE